The proteins below come from a single Tachypleus tridentatus isolate NWPU-2018 chromosome 13, ASM421037v1, whole genome shotgun sequence genomic window:
- the LOC143236476 gene encoding uncharacterized protein LOC143236476, with product MLRLMKSMIDKIQTEMGDKFISLKKLNYSFGFLLDIKELMSTTNENSLKQRFVFMGSSYDTDLDGLEMFSEIIYCRMLLKTRADVKLSTPEDLLCFIVQYGDDVFPNLRVGLQIFLTVATSIASCERSFSKLKLILSYLRSSTGQERLSALAFLSVEREVTDSIKFEELIDKFAAAKARRISL from the coding sequence ATGCTACGACTGATGAAAAGTATGATtgacaaaatacaaacagaaatggGAGACAAATTCATCAGCTTGAAGAAACTGAACTATAGTTTTGGCTTTCTTTTAGACATAAAGGAACTGATGTCCACAACTAATGAGAATAGCTTGAAACAGAGATTCGTTTTTATGGGAAGCTCTTATGATACAGACTTGGATGGCTTGGAGATGTTCAGTGAAATAATATACTGCCGAATGCTCCTCAAGACAAGGGCTGATGTTAAGCTTTCGACGCCAGAGGACCTGCTTTGCTTCATTGTGCAGTATGGGGATGATGTATTTCCAAATCTGAGAGTTGGTCTGCAGATCTTTCTGACTGTTGCAACATCTATTGCCAGTTGTGAAAGGTCTTTTAGTAAGTTAAAACTTATCCTGTCTTACCTGAGATCATCCACAGGACAGGAAAGATTGTCAGCCTTGGCTTTCCTGAGTGTGGAGCGAGAGGTTACCGACAGCATAAAATTTGAGGAACTAATCGATAAGTTTGCAGCAGCAAAGGCAAGAAGAATTTCTCTTTGA